The proteins below are encoded in one region of Candidatus Methanomethylicota archaeon:
- a CDS encoding glycosyltransferase, translating to MFINPRSRRKGYLSLLKAFVKFVKKFPYTTLVSMGEAPSGEKGLKEKYENALLQSKSLKIYRFLPPLHKYALVKASDLVILPSKEETIPLVFLEAWSMKNL from the coding sequence GTGTTTATTAATCCCCGTAGCAGAAGAAAAGGTTATTTGAGCCTTTTAAAGGCCTTCGTAAAATTTGTAAAGAAATTTCCCTATACAACGCTAGTAAGCATGGGTGAAGCTCCATCTGGTGAAAAAGGACTTAAAGAGAAGTATGAGAACGCCTTATTGCAGAGTAAAAGTCTCAAAATTTACCGGTTCCTGCCACCTTTACATAAGTATGCACTCGTTAAAGCTTCAGATCTTGTAATTTTGCCTTCGAAAGAAGAAACCATCCCTTTAGTTTTTCTGGAGGCGTGGAGTATGAAAAACCTGTGA